The following are encoded together in the Bacillus cereus group sp. RP43 genome:
- the asnB gene encoding asparagine synthase (glutamine-hydrolyzing): protein MCGITGWVDYKRSLEGERDIVTKMAETLAKRGPDDNKVWIKGNVAFGHKRLIVVDPEGGKQPMTCLKDETSYAICYNGELYNTEDIRKELLRRGYTFKGHSDTEVLLASYIEWKEECVDHLNGIYAFAVWDEKNERVFIARDRLGVKPLFYKYDSGRLLFGSELKAIIAHPDVKAEVTLEGLSEIFGLGPSRTPGHGIYAGIQELRPGHAMTFSKDGLCIWRYWNVESKKHEDSFEETVEKTRFLLQDAITRQLVSDVPLCTFLSGGVDSSAITAIAAKEYERSGKGPLHTYSIDYEDNEKYFKANAFQPNSDAPFINLMTETFQTTHHRCVISNELLAECLTEAVLVRDLPGMADIDSSLLWFCREIKQDFVVGLSGECADEIFGGYPWFYREDDLQSSAFPWMRSTEAREQLLKKEWRSKLNLQQYVQRRYEESIQEVPILEGESPLEAKRRQLFYLNMVWFMTTLLDRKDRMSMGASLEVRVPFADHRLVEYAWNIPWEMKMYKNREKGLLRKALEGLLPNDILYRKKSPYPKTHNPHYTKAVTVWLQDLLTDKGSILHELLDKEQLSGLIESGGSAFQTPWFGQLMTGPQLLAHLAQIHVWFKEYGVNIKE from the coding sequence ATGTGCGGGATTACAGGATGGGTGGATTATAAGCGCTCATTAGAAGGGGAAAGGGACATCGTGACGAAGATGGCGGAAACGCTAGCGAAACGCGGTCCAGATGATAATAAAGTTTGGATTAAAGGGAACGTTGCATTTGGGCACAAACGGTTAATCGTTGTAGATCCTGAAGGTGGTAAACAACCCATGACTTGTTTGAAAGATGAAACTAGTTATGCGATTTGCTATAACGGAGAGCTCTACAATACAGAAGATATCCGGAAAGAGTTATTAAGAAGAGGTTATACATTTAAAGGGCATTCCGATACAGAAGTACTATTGGCCTCTTATATTGAATGGAAAGAAGAATGTGTCGATCATTTAAACGGTATATATGCGTTTGCAGTATGGGATGAGAAAAATGAACGAGTCTTTATTGCTAGAGATCGATTAGGTGTGAAGCCACTATTTTATAAATATGATAGCGGACGATTATTATTTGGTTCAGAGTTAAAAGCGATAATAGCGCATCCAGATGTGAAGGCGGAAGTAACGTTAGAAGGTCTGTCAGAAATATTCGGCCTCGGACCATCTAGAACGCCTGGTCACGGTATATATGCTGGTATTCAAGAACTGCGCCCGGGTCATGCAATGACGTTCTCAAAAGACGGTTTATGTATATGGAGATATTGGAATGTGGAAAGTAAAAAACATGAAGATTCATTTGAAGAAACAGTAGAGAAAACTCGTTTTTTATTACAAGATGCGATTACGAGACAATTAGTTTCTGACGTACCATTATGCACTTTTTTATCAGGTGGTGTAGATTCAAGTGCTATAACAGCAATTGCCGCAAAAGAATATGAAAGATCAGGGAAAGGGCCGTTACACACGTATTCTATTGACTATGAAGACAATGAAAAATATTTTAAAGCAAATGCATTTCAACCAAATTCAGATGCACCGTTTATTAACTTAATGACTGAAACGTTTCAAACGACTCACCATCGTTGCGTCATTTCAAATGAATTGCTAGCAGAGTGTTTAACAGAAGCGGTGCTCGTTCGTGATTTGCCTGGTATGGCAGATATCGATTCCTCATTATTATGGTTTTGCCGCGAAATTAAACAAGATTTTGTCGTCGGTTTATCTGGGGAATGTGCAGATGAAATATTCGGTGGGTATCCGTGGTTTTATAGAGAAGATGATTTACAATCAAGTGCATTCCCATGGATGCGCTCTACAGAAGCGCGTGAACAACTTCTGAAGAAAGAATGGAGAAGTAAATTAAATTTACAACAATATGTACAAAGACGCTATGAAGAATCTATTCAAGAAGTTCCTATTTTAGAGGGAGAAAGCCCACTAGAAGCGAAGAGACGACAATTATTTTATTTAAACATGGTATGGTTTATGACAACATTATTAGACAGAAAAGACCGCATGAGTATGGGAGCAAGCTTAGAAGTACGCGTTCCATTTGCGGACCACCGACTTGTCGAATATGCGTGGAATATTCCTTGGGAAATGAAAATGTATAAAAACCGCGAAAAAGGTCTATTACGTAAGGCGTTAGAAGGATTACTTCCAAATGATATATTGTATAGAAAGAAAAGTCCGTATCCGAAAACGCATAATCCGCACTATACGAAAGCGGTCACAGTATGGCTACAAGATTTATTAACGGATAAAGGCTCAATTTTGCATGAATTGTTAGATAAGGAGCAATTGAGCGGGTTGATTGAGTCTGGTGGAAGTGCATTCCAAACGCCATGGTTCGGTCAATTAATGACAGGGCCTCAACTTTTAGCTCACTTAGCTCAAATTCACGTTTGGTTTAAAGAGTATGGGGTAAATATTAAAGAATAG
- a CDS encoding fumarylacetoacetate hydrolase family protein codes for MLRFVTAKKEEKVFVGIVDEEEEKVLHLREAQRQKGEKVTIPITMLECIERGSECLEKVCDIVNWAKENAGSAYYPLAEVKILAPIPRPRKNILCVGKNYREHAVEMGGVESIPENIMIFTKAPTTVIGIDEQINGHPHATNELDYEGELAIVIGKRGKQIKIEKALDHVFGYTVINDVTARDIQRKHKQFFLGKSFDTFCPMGPYLIHKSMVRTPNELHIETVVNGEVRQTSNTREMIFSVEEIISTISKGMTLEPGDIIATGTPAGVGKGFTPPKFLHAGDEVVVTVEGIGTLRNIVK; via the coding sequence ATGTTGCGTTTTGTAACGGCGAAGAAAGAAGAAAAGGTATTTGTAGGTATTGTGGATGAAGAGGAAGAAAAAGTATTACATTTAAGAGAAGCGCAAAGACAAAAAGGGGAAAAGGTTACTATCCCAATTACCATGTTAGAGTGTATTGAAAGAGGAAGCGAATGTCTTGAGAAAGTGTGCGACATTGTAAATTGGGCGAAGGAAAATGCGGGATCAGCGTATTATCCGTTAGCAGAGGTGAAAATATTAGCACCCATTCCAAGGCCGAGAAAAAATATTCTTTGTGTTGGAAAGAACTATCGTGAGCATGCGGTAGAAATGGGCGGAGTAGAGTCTATCCCTGAAAATATAATGATTTTTACAAAGGCGCCAACAACAGTGATTGGAATTGATGAGCAAATTAATGGTCACCCTCACGCAACGAATGAACTTGATTACGAAGGTGAACTAGCAATCGTTATCGGTAAGCGAGGGAAACAAATAAAAATAGAAAAAGCTCTTGACCATGTTTTTGGATATACAGTTATAAATGATGTAACTGCTCGGGATATTCAAAGAAAACATAAACAATTTTTCCTAGGGAAAAGTTTCGATACATTTTGTCCAATGGGACCGTATTTAATTCATAAATCGATGGTTAGAACGCCGAATGAATTACACATTGAAACAGTGGTAAATGGAGAAGTAAGGCAAACTTCAAATACGAGAGAAATGATTTTTTCAGTAGAAGAAATTATTTCAACTATAAGTAAAGGCATGACATTAGAACCAGGAGATATCATTGCAACAGGGACACCGGCTGGTGTTGGTAAAGGTTTTACACCACCGAAGTTTTTGCATGCTGGTGATGAAGTTGTTGTTACAGTAGAGGGAATTGGTACGCTAAGAAATATAGTGAAATGA
- a CDS encoding YisL family protein: MVHMHITAWALGLILFFVAYSLYSAGRKGKGVHMGLRLMYIIIIVTGFMLYMSIVKTATGSMHMWYGMKMLAGILVIGGMEMVLVKMSKNKATGAVWGLFIVALVAVFYLGLKLPIGWKVF; encoded by the coding sequence ATGGTACATATGCATATTACAGCATGGGCGTTAGGTTTAATTTTATTTTTTGTAGCGTACTCTCTTTATTCAGCAGGAAGAAAAGGGAAAGGTGTACATATGGGGCTTCGCCTTATGTACATTATCATTATTGTGACAGGTTTCATGTTGTACATGAGTATTGTGAAGACGGCAACAGGTAGCATGCACATGTGGTACGGCATGAAAATGCTAGCTGGTATTTTAGTTATCGGTGGAATGGAAATGGTTCTTGTAAAAATGAGCAAGAACAAGGCAACAGGGGCAGTTTGGGGATTATTTATTGTCGCGCTAGTAGCGGTATTTTATCTTGGATTGAAATTACCAATTGGCTGGAAAGTATTTTAA
- a CDS encoding spore germination protein GerPE: protein MLRHTSIVQNVSIVSMGVAAVFQAGDSNQIELKNRAIIVHREIPCYIKGEGRFDAFEIFTDEHITIPKRTTDVRMNIVNECPFIEVNDVHLRTILNSACFQIGNVDYVFNNSRTLQIRQFITDEPSSK from the coding sequence ATGCTCCGTCATACTTCAATTGTACAAAATGTTTCTATCGTTTCTATGGGGGTTGCAGCTGTCTTCCAGGCCGGGGATTCTAATCAAATAGAATTAAAAAATAGAGCGATTATCGTTCATCGAGAAATCCCTTGTTATATAAAAGGTGAAGGTCGTTTTGATGCGTTTGAAATCTTTACAGATGAACACATTACAATTCCAAAGCGAACAACAGATGTAAGAATGAATATTGTAAATGAGTGCCCTTTTATTGAAGTAAATGATGTTCACTTGCGAACAATTTTAAATTCCGCGTGCTTCCAAATCGGCAATGTTGACTATGTTTTTAATAATTCTCGCACGCTACAAATCCGCCAATTTATTACTGATGAACCTTCCTCTAAATAA
- the hemH gene encoding ferrochelatase — protein sequence MEKKKIGLLVMAYGTPESLDDVEVYYTHIRHGRKPTEEALQDLIGRYKAIGGISPLAKITKEQAHKLTDSMNNIFTEYEFTCYLGLKHIAPFIEDAVEEMKKDGIERAISIVLAPHYSTFSIKAYNERAIRLSEKIGGPVIEPIEQWYDESKFISYWADQIKETFTKVKDKEKAVVIFSAHSLPEKIIAAGDPYVEQLRQTADLIATEAGVKHYTIGWQSAGNTPDPWIGPDVQDLTRDLFEEHGYESFVYCPVGFVAEHLEVLYDNDYECKVVTDELNAQYFRPNMPNAQPVFIDCLAEIVSKKMKEIVDKDLVLNNN from the coding sequence ATGGAAAAGAAAAAAATAGGTTTACTCGTAATGGCGTATGGAACGCCAGAGTCATTGGATGATGTAGAAGTGTATTATACACATATCCGTCATGGGCGTAAGCCAACAGAAGAAGCGCTCCAAGATTTAATCGGGCGTTATAAAGCAATTGGTGGAATATCACCGCTTGCGAAAATTACGAAAGAGCAAGCGCATAAATTAACGGATTCAATGAATAATATATTTACAGAGTATGAATTTACTTGTTACTTAGGATTAAAACATATTGCACCATTTATAGAAGACGCAGTAGAAGAGATGAAGAAAGATGGGATTGAGCGTGCGATTAGTATCGTATTAGCACCGCATTACTCTACATTCAGCATTAAAGCGTATAATGAACGCGCGATTCGTCTTTCGGAAAAAATTGGTGGCCCTGTTATTGAACCAATTGAACAATGGTACGACGAATCGAAGTTTATTTCTTATTGGGCAGATCAAATAAAAGAAACGTTTACAAAAGTTAAAGATAAAGAAAAAGCAGTCGTAATTTTTTCGGCGCATAGTTTACCAGAGAAGATTATTGCAGCAGGTGACCCATACGTAGAGCAATTACGGCAAACAGCAGATTTAATTGCTACAGAAGCAGGTGTAAAGCACTATACAATTGGTTGGCAAAGTGCAGGAAATACACCTGACCCATGGATTGGACCGGATGTGCAAGATTTAACGAGAGATTTATTTGAAGAGCATGGATATGAATCTTTCGTATATTGTCCAGTTGGATTTGTGGCAGAGCATTTAGAAGTTTTATATGACAACGACTATGAATGTAAGGTTGTAACGGATGAATTAAACGCCCAATATTTTAGACCGAATATGCCAAATGCACAACCTGTATTTATTGATTGTTTAGCTGAAATTGTTTCCAAAAAAATGAAGGAAATAGTTGACAAAGATTTAGTTTTGAATAATAATTAG
- a CDS encoding DUF2777 domain-containing protein: MVQRKHILYNQPRAHSIGNVEYINNEWIFFDDENDEAFLLEDIAEDGFEILYNNNWLPARFYEQDILQIANEQHSLQNGEMIRIRKKLLLSYNEWLEELPDSVFTLLTESLQSLNYSLYDCMYCHNYLSFLSKEEACEGVNILLFDNEEMICTLQHHFVRHSSSNKNILRFTKVNGEELHLDAT, from the coding sequence ATGGTACAACGCAAACATATTTTGTATAACCAGCCGCGCGCTCATTCAATCGGTAATGTGGAATATATAAACAACGAATGGATATTCTTTGATGATGAAAATGATGAGGCTTTTCTATTAGAAGATATTGCCGAAGATGGTTTTGAAATTTTATATAACAACAATTGGCTACCAGCTCGTTTTTATGAACAAGACATATTGCAAATTGCAAATGAACAACACTCTCTCCAAAACGGGGAAATGATAAGAATTCGAAAAAAATTACTTCTTAGCTATAATGAATGGCTTGAGGAGTTACCTGACTCTGTCTTTACATTATTAACCGAATCATTGCAATCCCTTAATTACTCCTTATACGATTGCATGTATTGTCATAATTATTTATCATTCTTATCGAAAGAGGAAGCATGCGAAGGAGTAAATATTCTTTTGTTTGATAATGAAGAAATGATCTGTACATTGCAGCATCATTTCGTACGTCACTCTTCCTCTAATAAAAATATTTTACGATTTACGAAAGTAAACGGAGAAGAGTTGCATCTCGATGCGACATAA
- the gerPB gene encoding spore germination protein GerPB: MNFYVNQSIIINSIKIDSITTSSVFQIGTAGSIKALSKFSNTGGFTEPLRPLSAKGQIISIKPSTSSS; the protein is encoded by the coding sequence TTGAATTTTTATGTGAACCAAAGTATCATCATTAACAGCATTAAAATCGATAGCATTACGACCTCTTCCGTTTTTCAAATTGGAACTGCAGGTAGTATTAAAGCTCTTTCTAAATTCTCAAATACTGGCGGATTTACAGAACCTCTTCGCCCTTTAAGTGCGAAAGGACAAATTATTTCCATTAAACCTTCAACTAGTTCTTCTTAA
- a CDS encoding ammonium transporter — protein sequence MNTGDTVFMFVTTVMVMLMTPGLALFYGGMVRSKNVLSTTMHSYSAMAIVSIQWIVIGYSLSFGPDWHGLIGNLDWFALNGVTYAPNPDYSSTIPHNLFMMFQLMFAILTPALISGAFAERMRFSAFLIFILLWTTIVYNPVAHWVWGVGGWLRELGALDFAGGNVVHITSGVAGLVLAIFLGKRKNISGTSPHHLPFTMLGAGLLWFGWFGFNVGSALSLNDVALTAFINTNIAAAASALTWMLSEWFFQSKPTAMGAACGVVSGLVAITPACGFVTPFSALLIGAIGGILCFGAVFFLKTKFGYDDTLDAFGSHGIGGTWGGIATGLFATTTVNGDGANGLFYGNAALLFKQLVAIGATYAFTIIMTYAIIKAINFFLPVRVDEHEEHMGLDISMHGEKAYEYTERVN from the coding sequence ATGAATACGGGAGATACAGTTTTTATGTTTGTAACGACAGTAATGGTCATGTTGATGACACCAGGATTGGCACTTTTTTACGGGGGCATGGTTCGCAGTAAAAACGTACTCAGCACGACAATGCATAGTTATAGCGCAATGGCTATCGTTTCGATTCAATGGATTGTTATCGGTTATTCTTTATCATTCGGACCAGATTGGCACGGACTTATCGGCAATCTCGATTGGTTCGCTCTAAACGGAGTTACCTACGCACCAAATCCAGACTACTCATCTACTATTCCTCACAATTTATTTATGATGTTCCAACTCATGTTCGCTATTTTAACTCCAGCTTTAATTTCAGGTGCATTCGCTGAAAGAATGCGATTTTCTGCCTTTCTTATTTTTATCCTTCTTTGGACAACAATCGTTTACAATCCTGTCGCTCATTGGGTATGGGGCGTTGGCGGATGGCTAAGAGAACTCGGCGCGTTAGACTTCGCTGGCGGTAATGTCGTTCATATCACATCTGGTGTTGCCGGTCTTGTATTAGCTATTTTCCTAGGAAAACGAAAAAACATAAGCGGCACCTCTCCTCATCATTTACCATTTACAATGTTAGGCGCAGGCTTACTTTGGTTCGGCTGGTTCGGTTTTAACGTCGGTAGCGCATTATCTTTAAATGACGTAGCTTTAACTGCATTTATTAATACAAATATAGCCGCAGCTGCCTCAGCTCTAACTTGGATGCTTTCTGAATGGTTCTTCCAATCAAAGCCGACTGCGATGGGAGCTGCTTGCGGGGTTGTTTCTGGTTTAGTCGCAATTACCCCGGCTTGCGGATTCGTTACACCTTTCTCCGCTCTTCTTATCGGAGCAATCGGCGGTATATTATGCTTTGGCGCTGTCTTCTTCTTAAAAACGAAATTCGGATACGACGATACACTCGATGCATTTGGATCCCACGGCATCGGAGGAACTTGGGGTGGTATTGCAACTGGACTATTTGCAACTACTACTGTAAACGGTGATGGCGCTAACGGATTATTTTACGGAAACGCAGCTCTCCTTTTCAAACAACTTGTAGCAATAGGAGCAACATATGCATTCACAATCATAATGACGTACGCCATTATTAAAGCGATCAACTTCTTCCTCCCTGTTCGAGTCGATGAGCATGAGGAACATATGGGGCTTGATATTTCGATGCATGGGGAGAAAGCTTATGAGTATACTGAGCGAGTGAACTAA
- the gerPC gene encoding spore germination protein GerPC, with amino-acid sequence MNQDIYTYLHQLQQALQIQQQTILNLEDQVRLLQEELNELKSRPSSSIGKVEYKFDQLKVENLNGTLNIGLNPFSTKGQQIEDFQVDTETLKVNPETETNPDFYQGILQEMHRYLDEEAYSRILHFEQEERTPLDEMYRQMMVDDIKKQMEHRLPYYLSQVQSYEGISTDPDYLRDVIIQAMKQDIDKAFLSFIQHIPGNFRKE; translated from the coding sequence ATGAATCAAGATATATACACTTACCTACACCAACTTCAGCAAGCTCTCCAAATACAGCAGCAAACTATTCTAAATCTTGAAGATCAAGTTCGCCTACTACAAGAAGAGCTTAATGAGTTAAAAAGTCGTCCCTCCTCTTCTATAGGAAAAGTGGAATATAAATTCGATCAATTAAAAGTAGAAAATTTAAACGGCACTTTAAATATTGGCTTGAATCCATTTTCAACAAAAGGGCAACAGATTGAAGATTTCCAAGTGGATACAGAAACATTAAAAGTAAATCCTGAAACAGAAACAAATCCAGACTTTTATCAAGGTATCCTTCAAGAAATGCATCGCTATTTAGATGAAGAAGCATATAGTCGAATTCTCCATTTTGAACAAGAAGAGAGAACGCCGCTTGATGAGATGTATCGACAAATGATGGTGGATGACATAAAAAAACAGATGGAACATAGACTTCCGTATTATTTATCACAAGTTCAATCGTATGAAGGTATTTCCACAGATCCCGATTATTTACGAGACGTTATTATTCAAGCAATGAAACAAGATATCGATAAAGCGTTCCTTTCCTTTATTCAACACATACCGGGCAATTTCCGAAAGGAGTAA
- the gerPA gene encoding spore germination protein GerPA: MPAMVGHIRIVNIGSSGIFHIGDVFAIRPISYSRAFAGAGSFNVGDNVSVYNYQSSTTVNDSDVIDQAIIGSN, translated from the coding sequence ATGCCAGCTATGGTCGGACATATTCGTATCGTTAATATTGGATCAAGTGGTATTTTTCATATTGGAGATGTATTTGCGATTAGGCCTATTAGTTATTCACGCGCTTTTGCCGGAGCCGGTTCATTTAACGTTGGGGATAACGTCTCTGTCTACAATTATCAAAGCTCAACGACTGTCAATGATTCAGATGTAATCGATCAAGCAATAATTGGTTCGAACTAA
- the gerPD gene encoding spore germination protein GerPD: MNLNVVNRELKVGQIKMNGVSSSALFLIGDANLLILSSILDTPFESVTEGPFVPLVTDVPPTPG, encoded by the coding sequence ATGAACTTAAATGTTGTAAACCGTGAGTTAAAAGTAGGGCAGATTAAAATGAACGGGGTTTCTTCTTCCGCATTATTTTTAATTGGAGATGCAAACCTTCTCATCCTTTCTTCTATTCTTGATACGCCATTTGAATCCGTTACCGAGGGGCCATTTGTACCATTAGTAACAGATGTCCCTCCGACTCCAGGTTGA
- a CDS encoding aspartyl-phosphate phosphatase Spo0E family protein, protein MFEQAIEKKREKMIYFAERYGMTSQKTVNCSQELDRLLNVIWHIHTDCTHTQMFETHTQ, encoded by the coding sequence ATGTTTGAGCAAGCTATCGAAAAAAAACGCGAAAAAATGATCTATTTTGCTGAACGCTACGGAATGACTTCTCAAAAAACAGTGAATTGTAGCCAAGAACTGGACAGGCTCTTAAATGTTATTTGGCATATACACACAGATTGCACGCACACTCAAATGTTCGAAACACATACGCAATAG
- the rocD gene encoding ornithine aminotransferase has protein sequence MIQTKDIIELTDTYGANNYHPLPIVISKAEGVWVEDPEGNRYMDLLSAYSAVNQGHRHPKIINALIDQANRVTLTSRAFHSDQLGPWYEKVAKLTNKEMVLPMNTGAEAVETAIKTARRWAYDVKKVEANRAEIIVCEDNFHGRTMGAVSMSSNEEYKRGFGPMLPGIIVIPYGDLEALKAAITPNTAAFILEPIQGEAGINIPPAGFLKEALEVCKKENVLFVADEIQTGLGRTGKVFACDWDDVTPDMYILGKALGGGVFPISCVAANRDILGVFEPGSHGSTFGGNPLACAVSIAALEVLEEEKLTERSLQLGEKLVGQLKEIDNPMITDVRGKGLFIGIELNEPARPYCEQLKAAGLLCKETHENVIRIAPPLVISEEDLEWAFQKIKAVLS, from the coding sequence ATGATTCAAACTAAGGATATTATCGAACTTACAGACACATACGGAGCAAATAACTATCATCCACTTCCAATCGTTATTTCTAAAGCAGAAGGTGTTTGGGTAGAAGATCCTGAAGGGAACCGCTATATGGACTTATTAAGTGCATATTCTGCAGTAAACCAAGGTCATCGTCACCCGAAAATTATTAATGCTTTAATTGACCAAGCTAATCGTGTTACGTTAACTTCTCGTGCTTTCCATAGCGATCAATTAGGTCCTTGGTACGAAAAAGTTGCGAAACTAACTAATAAAGAAATGGTACTTCCAATGAATACAGGTGCAGAGGCTGTTGAAACTGCAATTAAAACAGCTCGCCGCTGGGCTTATGATGTGAAAAAAGTAGAAGCAAACCGCGCTGAAATCATCGTTTGTGAAGATAACTTCCACGGACGTACGATGGGTGCTGTTTCTATGTCATCAAACGAAGAGTACAAGCGTGGCTTCGGTCCAATGCTTCCTGGCATTATTGTAATTCCTTACGGTGATTTAGAAGCGTTAAAAGCTGCAATCACACCAAATACAGCAGCATTCATTTTAGAGCCAATCCAAGGTGAAGCAGGAATAAACATTCCACCAGCTGGTTTCTTAAAAGAAGCTCTTGAAGTATGTAAAAAAGAAAACGTTTTATTTGTAGCAGATGAAATCCAAACAGGCTTAGGCCGTACTGGTAAAGTATTTGCTTGCGACTGGGACGATGTAACTCCTGACATGTACATACTTGGTAAAGCACTTGGTGGCGGCGTATTCCCAATCTCTTGCGTTGCAGCAAACCGCGACATTTTAGGTGTATTCGAGCCAGGTTCTCACGGTTCTACATTCGGTGGTAACCCACTTGCATGCGCTGTTTCTATCGCAGCTCTTGAAGTGCTAGAAGAAGAAAAATTAACAGAGCGTTCTCTTCAATTAGGAGAAAAATTAGTTGGGCAATTAAAAGAAATTGATAACCCAATGATCACTGACGTTCGCGGTAAAGGTTTATTCATCGGTATCGAATTAAACGAGCCAGCTCGTCCTTACTGTGAACAATTAAAAGCAGCTGGTCTATTATGTAAAGAAACACACGAAAATGTAATTCGTATCGCACCACCTCTAGTAATCTCTGAAGAAGATTTAGAGTGGGCATTCCAAAAAATTAAAGCTGTACTATCTTAA
- the katB gene encoding catalase KatB (Bacillus. Distinguish from KatB from KatA.): MNPNNRLTTNQGAPVGDNQNSRTAGRRGPVLLEDYHLVEKLAHFDRERIPERVVHARGAGAHGVFVTKNSMKQYTKAAFLQNEGTETPVFVRFSTVIHGQGSPETARDPRGFAVKFYTEEGNYDIVGNHLPVFFIRDAIKFPDMVHSLKPAPDTNVQTPDRYWDFMTLTPESTHMMTWVFSDYGTPANYREMEGFGVHSFKWINAEGKIVYIKYHWKPQQGVRNLNAKEVQEVQGKDFNHATRDLFDAIEKGNHPKWDLHVQVMQLDETDSLDFDPLDPTKVWPEDRFPLIEVGTMTLNRNPKNFFAEVEQVAFSPSATVNGIEPSEDKLLQGRLFSYPDTQRYRLGANYLQIPVNCPYAAVHNQQRDGAMQVNQNPSTINYEPSRHTENPVEDPTYRDSTMKVEGYVSREKIEKPNDFKQAGERYCSFSKEEQANLIANLTNDLKDVNERTKLLAVCNFFRADQEYGMRLAQALNVDITQYVGNTPK; this comes from the coding sequence ATGAATCCAAATAATCGCTTAACAACAAACCAAGGTGCTCCAGTTGGAGATAACCAAAACTCTCGTACAGCTGGTCGCCGTGGACCGGTATTGTTAGAAGACTATCATTTAGTAGAAAAACTTGCACACTTTGATCGTGAACGTATTCCAGAGCGTGTTGTGCATGCGCGTGGTGCAGGTGCTCACGGTGTGTTCGTAACGAAAAACAGCATGAAGCAATATACGAAAGCAGCGTTTTTACAAAATGAAGGAACTGAGACACCTGTATTTGTTCGTTTCTCAACGGTTATTCATGGTCAAGGTTCTCCAGAAACAGCGCGTGATCCACGTGGTTTCGCTGTTAAATTTTATACAGAAGAAGGAAACTACGATATTGTAGGTAACCATTTACCAGTTTTCTTCATTCGTGATGCAATTAAATTCCCAGATATGGTACATTCTTTAAAACCAGCACCTGATACAAATGTTCAAACGCCAGATCGTTACTGGGATTTCATGACGCTAACCCCAGAATCTACACATATGATGACATGGGTATTTTCTGATTACGGTACGCCAGCGAATTATCGCGAAATGGAAGGTTTCGGTGTCCATTCATTTAAATGGATTAATGCAGAAGGAAAAATTGTTTACATTAAATATCATTGGAAACCACAACAAGGTGTACGTAATTTAAATGCGAAAGAAGTGCAGGAAGTGCAAGGAAAAGACTTCAACCATGCAACTCGTGACTTATTCGATGCAATCGAAAAAGGAAACCATCCAAAATGGGATTTACACGTACAAGTAATGCAACTAGATGAAACGGATTCTTTAGATTTCGATCCACTAGACCCAACGAAAGTATGGCCAGAAGATCGTTTCCCGTTAATTGAAGTAGGGACAATGACGCTAAACCGTAACCCGAAAAACTTCTTTGCAGAAGTAGAGCAAGTGGCATTTTCTCCAAGTGCAACTGTAAATGGTATTGAACCATCTGAAGATAAATTATTACAAGGTCGTTTATTCTCTTATCCAGATACACAGCGTTATCGCCTTGGTGCAAATTACTTACAAATTCCTGTAAACTGTCCATATGCAGCTGTTCATAACCAACAACGTGATGGTGCGATGCAAGTGAATCAAAACCCATCTACAATCAACTACGAACCGAGCCGTCATACTGAAAATCCAGTTGAAGACCCAACTTACCGCGATTCAACCATGAAAGTAGAAGGCTATGTATCTCGTGAAAAAATTGAGAAACCAAATGATTTCAAACAAGCAGGTGAGCGTTACTGTTCATTCTCTAAAGAAGAGCAAGCCAACTTAATTGCAAACTTAACAAATGACTTAAAAGACGTAAATGAGCGCACGAAATTATTAGCTGTTTGTAATTTCTTCCGTGCAGATCAAGAGTATGGAATGCGCTTAGCGCAAGCTTTAAATGTTGATATTACGCAATATGTAGGGAATACTCCGAAATAA